The stretch of DNA ATAGCCCATCTGATTTTTACGGTAACATAAATCTTCTGCTGCACCCAATCAACAAACATGAAATAGGATTTTGTCCAACTAGTTTTGAACagcagcaaacaaaaaatcaccaaGAGGCTGAGGACAAACCCAATACCCATGCCAAGATAAAGGGATATGTATTCTGAATCACCATGATTTCCAAGTGAATGTGCATTTCCAGAACAACTTCTAGTTAAGAGCAATTTTCtcatccttgagaagatacCATGAGatactattattttctatataaaatttggtatcttctattatctaagatatcaagaggtatcaaaatttatataaaaaacagtggtacctcttgatattttcttaaggatgggaaaaatgtTCTCTAGTTAAAGGAGGACCACATAGACCAATGTTTCCAATGTAGGAGGAATCATCAGATGACACCAAATTGTTTCCTGTTGGAATTGTTCCAGATAGATTGTTGTATGAGAGGTTCATGGTGCCCAAACTGTTAAGAGCTTCCATGTTTGAAGGTATTTTACCAGAAAGCTCATTATGAGATAGGTCAAGAGATTCCAATTGTTTGAGCTGACCAATAGTGTCTGGGATTTCACCGCTTAAGTAGTTCgaagaaaaattcaaacctTTTAATGCAACAAGAGCACCAGTGCCCCTTGGGATTGATCCAGTAAATTTGTTACTCGACAAGTCAAGATTCACCAAATATGCAATTTGagttgaaaattcaagttGCTGCCCTTTTGTTTGAACTGATCATAccttaataattttatcataagGCACAATTTGACCACTTAAGACTACTTCTTTTAGAAGATCACTGTATCCATAAGTGCGAGCCATTGCACTCAAGTTAACTAAGGAGTCAGGTATGCTTCCAAAGAAATTGTTCATGACGAGATCTAGGAACTGCAGCTGATCAATCTTTGTAAGTTCCATGGGAATGTGCCCAGAAAACATATTTGACCGTAGCCGTAACAACGATGAATGCGGCAAAAAATTCTCTCCAATCCATAATGGCAAATTTCCAGAAAACTGGTTATAGGATAGATCAAGAAAAACTAGGTTCGTGCAACTTCGGAAAACCAACGGGAATTCTCCGGAGAGGTTGTTACTGTTTAAATTTGCGACAACAAGTTGTCGTATGCATGTATTCGAATCCTCTTGACAAGTAGGAACTTCTCCGGTTAACATATTTGCAGATAGATCTAATATTTCTAAGTTTTCAAGCCAGAAAAGTGAAGATGGAATTGTGCCTGATTAAATTGCCATAGAGAATAAGTGACACTAACAATGGGGCCCCAAAATCTGATGGCAGTGGTCCTGAAAAGGAGTTTCCATACAGGTACATGACAGTTACATTTCATGGAAATTTTGGAACCATGCCAGTAAATCTGTTGTTGGAAATATCCATGGTGTTTGCTTCCATAAACTCCAGAGTTTCCGGTAAACGTGCCAGATATCTGATTATATaccaaatccaaaaaatctgCTCTTGAAAACACAATCCAAAACCAATCTGGGATTGTAGTAGCAATGCTTGCGTTTGCAACTTGAAGGTGTTGAATGCTTGTTTGTGATCTAAGCCATGGTGGGAATTCTGGTCCAAGCTGCAAAGAACATAAGAGAGCTGTCTTCAGTTTGAAAGGAGCAGTCCAATTTGAGCTGGCCTTAATTTGTAGGTTTGTATTATTACCCAACCCTAAAAACACTAGATTTGTAAGGTTTCCTAACTGATCTTCCCTGACTGTGTCACTGAGCCTATTGGAACAAAGATCTAAATAATTCAGTTTTGTGAGGCCCCATATTGATGATGGTATAGCTCCTGTGATGCTAGTATGTGAGAGAAGCAGGACAGTTAAGTTGACCAGAGGTTGAAGCTTCTTCCTTCGCCTCGAAGGCTGTagagcggcggaggcggaggcggaggcgaaaGCGGAGGCGACAGCGAGCGCCCGCGCCGTGCCGCTGGGACTGCCGCCTTTCCCTTTGCCcctcgctcctcctcctcttgagCCAGCCGCGAAGAGTTCGTCGGCCCCCTTTCCCCTCCGACTCCAGCGACTTCGGTCACCGGCGGTGGGGAGGGGGGTCGTCGGGTAGATCCCGTAGTAGGGTaaatccttttgttttgtttgtgtttttttctctgtgcAGCTCAAGAGGTCACCGGCGTCGCATCCTCTTGTCTCGGTGCAAAACCATGGTTGTTGATCTCTCGTGGTGGTAGTTCCGAGTTTTTCCATGGCGTCTTCAACTGGATGTGCTACAGGTTTGCGTTTTAGCGGGCTGTGCCGGCCTTTACCTTTATCTCTGGCGATCCATCTGCAAGAATGTCGACCTTTTTCGTCAACACAGACGAATCTTCAGGGAGTGGCTAAACTTTCTTGTTGCAGTCAATGAAGCCTCAACCTCCATCGGAGGCCTCTTTTGGGTTTGCTTCTTGGCGTTCATCTACAGGTGCTTGTGGTCTTCAAATCACCGTCGTCATCACCATAGGTGTCTTCGTCCAGGCGGAGAAGCAACGAAGGGCCTGATTGCTTTTTTTAGATCTTCTAAAATCCTTTGTTGCAAAAGTCTTGAGCTTAGGTTAATTTGGCTGTCTTCAAGGGCCCTCTTTGCAAAACTACTGGTGCATGCAGTTCAATCCTCGGTATCGAGGACTACTCATGACATGTGTACACTTCTCTACTAAATAAAGTGCacgagttaaaaaaaaaccagaggTTCTGACCAATTTGGCCGGGTTCCACCAATATTATTATAAGACAAACCCAACTACTGCAGCTTGTTCCAGGGACAGTTTGGCAACCTTTCTAAGGATCCGTTTAGTTcgcaaaaacttttttcaaaaacatcacatcgaatctttggacacataaataaagcattaaatatacatgaacattaaaactaattacacagttatgcggGAAATcgtaagatgaatcttttaagcctaactaggacatgattagccataagtgctacagtaaccaatatatactaatgacggattaattagactcaaaagattcatctcgcggtttccagaccaaatctgaattttgttttgtaattaaagtacgtttaatacttcaaatgggtatctaaaaacttgatttgatgtttttgcaaaaactttttgcaaactaaacaagcccacCTGCAGTATTTGTATATAGTAGATCTAGTACCTGCAGGTTGcatagattttttaaacttgAGGGCATCATGGTTGACAAGAGATTGTTCCCACTTCCCACTGAAAAAGACTTGTTCAAGAGAGGTCATGCTGCCTATTTCGTCAGGAATTGAGCCATAGAAACCACACGAACTGATATCAAGATAAGTGAGGCTGGCTATATTCCAAAACCAGTTGGGTGCAATTGTGGTGTAAATCGCGTTCCTTGAGATGTCGATAACCTCGAGCCCGGTAAGATTAGTCCGACGAAGGAAAGATACTTTTCTTCTCAGTCCACACTGCTGCAGGTACAGTTCTTTCAGAGCATGAACCATACTGATGCTGTCAACCCAATCAACTGCAGCAGTAAGGTTCACACAGGTTAGTGAGGACAGGTGTGACAGCCATGAAAGGCCATCCGAGTGTAGCCGGCAGTTTGAACGGGATTCTCTAAGGCCCTgattagttcctaaaaattttcccaaaaatatcacatcaaatttttagacatctaaataaagcattaaatatatatgaacattaaaactaattacataattagggggaaattgtgagacgaatcttttgagcctaattagtaataattagcaataagtgctacagtaacaaacatgtgctaatgacggattaattagacaaaagattcgtctcgcagtttctagacgaaatctgaaatttgttttgtaattagactacatttaatacttcaaatgtgtgaccgTATGTGTTGATGTGACCTCTCTCACacaaatttttggaaactaaacgcaGCCTGAAAAGTTAGAGAGCTATAGTACTGTGACTTTGGATCTATTCTCAGCCGTTTGATCTGTACCATTGTGCCTGATCGATCGCGACAGTATTTTAAGTTGGAGTACTTTAGCGCGAGACTCATTTTACTATGCGTTTTGTGACTTTGCTTAAGAAAGTCAGAGAATCCGGATTGACCGGTAGTAGAGAGAGTTCTAAGCATCCCATGGCTTCAGATCGAGGTAGGCTAGCTTGGAGAGGTTCCCAAGCTGTGGTGGTACTCTCCCATGGAGCAATGTGTAGGAGAGGTTCAGGTATCCAAGGCTTGGAAGAGAGCCAAGATGGTCTGGTATCTGGGCGCCATCGAAGTTGTTGCAGCTCAAGTCTAGGTACCTCAGTTTCCGAAGAGTGACCAAGGAGGAGCTGATCTCACCTCCGAATCCGTCCCTGTGGCGGTAGAGGCTCCGGCAGTCGGCGGCGCTCCCGCGGAGCTGCAGCTTGACGACATGGCCGGTGCTGCCGCTGCACCTGACGCCTCTCCAACCGCAGCAGTCTTGGCCtcgccacgacgacgacgcgaggCGGCCCTCCGGATCGAAGAGGAGGCTCGCCTTGATGGAGAGGAGTGCGGCTCTCTCGTCGGCGATGCAGCTCTGGTTCGACGACGCCGATGCAGCAGAGGGATGGTGCTGGAATAAGCAGAAGAGAAGGCATAATAGCATATTGCTATCTTCAGGGTTTTAGGAGGAAGAAACCTGAGCTCAGTCATCCTGTCGTGTTCTTCTGTTTGCCGTGTTTTAGACGGCTGATGCAAATGCAGTATGAAAGATGTATATTGATTcatactataataaaaaaggttACGTTTCTGTGTGAAATTTTTGTCCGTCGCTGCCTAGGCCGCGCGTGGTCCTCCAACAGCCACGTAGAGCACCACTCCccgcccgtcgcctccgcTTCTCCTCCGGTCGCCTCGCACTGACCGACTCCCCAcccgcctcccgccgccatcgcgagctcccctcccctccggtCGTCTCGCACCGCACCAGTCCTCGACCATCGCCTCGGCCTTCTAAGCCACCTGTGGCCAAGCCGAGCCGGCGAGCCCGTGGCAGCACGCGTGGGTCTCGCTACAGGGCCGCCTCGGCTGCGCCAGGGCTCCCTCCGGATGAGGCGGTGGCTTGGGAGCTCTTCAGCCCGCTCCACCGCGTGCTCCTGGTCACGACTGTTGCGGCTGCCTCCTCCcgctttctttctcctctgttctgttctttcttctgttttatttttctcctttccttattttattttatttggtttagTTTAGTAAGCTATGTGAGGAAGAACTTTGATCGAGATTAGTTTAATATGGTCCCAAGAGAGTTCTGAATCAGCTTGTGTATACATACAGTAGCATCATTTAGAGCATAACAGGGTTGGGAGCGAGCGAGTGGGTCCTGGGAAGCCAGCAACTACTTTTGTAATGTTAAACGCATCTGGAGAATTGGTTGATGCGGGTTCTATCAGTGTTAGATCTCAAGGTGTTGCCGAGCAGCAGCGGAAGAAGAATGACCAGCAGCGAGTTTTGAAGTTTATGACTGATCAACAGCCTCATGTCGTATCCGTAGGATCATCAAACTATAATTGTAGGCAACTCAAGGATAACATTTatgaggtattttttaattgtgtttattttgcaatttctttttccaaaTCAGGTTATAAGTTTAATTGTCATCTACAGAGTTATATGCTCATAAAGTTTCTAATTAGGGCCCAACAGAATGTGTtgttttaacctttttattttagttggtTGCTATGTCAGTAGGAGCAACATTCATGGCCATCTGCAGAGAATTTTGTCAGCGTGTGCTATAAATAGAACACCGCTTAAGCTCGCCTTAGTGTTGGATGTTATCTCTTGAGTAGGTGTGAGCAGAAAAAAGTCGAACCGATAATACTAGGACCGAGACTCTGAAATTCAGTCATCAATTCGGTCTTAGATACTGAAGGACCGAATTTTGTTTCAGTCATTTCAGTCATGTCTACATCTATCTTGATGTGTATTCTTTGATGCTTATCCAGCATCGCCGTACGTGTGCGTTAAATTTTGTTGCTCCCAATCTTAATTTACTAATTTTAATTGtgctaatatttttagttatggTGACGTTAATTTCCATTATACGTTCGTGATTAACTGATTAAGTACATGAATATGTTAGAACGATGGAGCTCTAATTTTCACAACCCTATCCTACGCATGCAACCCAATATGAGTCTTCATGAGCgtgcaatattttttatttttgttctatAAAATCGTTGAATATTTCTATGGTTTCTTTCCATATATGAAACCTCTTGCTGATTTTAATTCATGACCAGTACTGATTTTTTTAGGTCCTCAATTTTTCTTAAgagtttctaatatatatattatatctatAAACCTTTTACGTGGTAAGTCATATCGTATACATGGTGCATTAGGTTTCAATGACCTATTTATTAACATGGATAGATTTTTGCGAGTGGGGTACGTAAAGTGAGAGTATTATGATTCTAAATAAGTAGGTTTTTCCCATTGCAACGCACGGGCACCTTTACTAGtaccacatatatattaactcttaaggctaaaaacacgtatatatttctttttagtatattattatagTCTTTCGTGTCATGATGAAGTGTCTGGTGCAATTGATGTGAATGTGATATTTGGGTCTCCTCCATGGAATTCGCCTGCACCCGGTTATATGGCAGGGAAATCTGACTAGGCAACAAAAGCAATACTGTACTTTTACTTGCATTTCGAGCTAACGCGTTACGCGTGGCAAGGTCACATGTGGCgcacgctgccgccgtcgcacactgtcgccgccgcggcagcagccgccgccgccgtcgcaggcTGCCATTGCTTTTCTTGGAGTCCAATAGACAAGGGTTAAATCTAGGATCTCCAAGGCCCATTGGACCCTAAAAATAAACGGTCCGACCCAGTGAGTATTTTGATACTAAGACCCATTGGAACCTAGGGTGGGCTAACGGGCCGACCCGCCCCCTTTGCAGGCTGAGTGATACCTGAAGACGACAGGCCCATTCGAACCATCAGCCCATCATTATCATCCACTCCATCCTGCCTCCTAAGCGCCTCTTATCTTGGATTTTTTAGCTACTCTCGAAATATTGACAGTCATCGATTGTTTGGATTCAACTgacataattttattatactacaccGATAGTATGTATAGTAGaaatttataaagataaaattaaaatatataactttacaataaatttaataaatttatatatcatatatcatgctaaaatagataaattgatgaatatatcttaccaaagttttgaataaaatatttaatatacttactacactactactactattagTACCGTAACCGTGCCCCTTCTTATCTTATCCGTTTTCTCTCATTTTCTCCATCCATGATTGCTCCATCAAACCAAATACTAGCTTACTGTGATCATATGATAACATTAGTATTTTCCTGAATCTCACTGCTCGCATATTGCTTGGTACAGTTactatctttcttttcctaGACAAGCTCCTCTAGCTGGCACTTGTTATTTGTGTCATCCCAATCCTCTTGGTTAATGTAGAAGGAAAACTGAAACTGAATGCTATTTTGGTACATGTTTTTCTTAATCCGGTCGGGGTACAATTGGCATAGCAAAGCTTCTTTTGAAGAAACTGAATGCATTTTTGCATTCCTTTCCATCCTAATATATCTCTCGGTCGGCCTTCTTGCCGACCCggcaaaaataagaaaaaaagcataaaaaataCGCAAAAAAAGTAGGGGTGTGCATGATGTACAGGGATTGGGAGTAACTTCCCTCTGCATTtgccactgacatgtgggctcgGGAGGCGCTGGGCCCACGCGTCAGTGACAAATGCAGTGGGAAGTTACTGCAGAGGATCCGGTTCCGATGTACAGACCACTACACCAACTAAACAGtgtaaggctgcgttcggtggAGGTgaggataaattaacttacccaACGCGtaaaatgtagtaatagattagtacatgattaattaattattaattaataaaaatataaaatagattaatataattttttaaaacaactttcctatagaaaatttttataaaaaatagaccgtttagcagttcaggaagcgcGCGCGCAAAACAatagagataagttaactaagagCCTTTGCGGCCTAAGGCCGTGTTGCTTTGGCATGATAATAAGCCatattccctcgttttccgtaTACATGCTTcccgaattgctaaacggtgtattttttaccaaaaattctacaagaaagttgctttaaaaattcaaattaatccatttttctaatttttataattaataattaattaatcatgtattaatatattaccGTATTTTCTGCACCGGTTAACTACCACAATATGGAACGTAgcctaagagcaggtacagtagtagactataagctagctataaacatattttaagcagataagagagaaaaaaatgagagaagtaagctactccctccgtcccaaaataaaccaatttttcactttttacatACAATTTTTGACTAaacgtcttattcaattttttttgtgattgatatttttgtttttattagatgataaatcatgaataatactttacgtgactaatttttttctaatttcttgaaaactttttaaataagacggatggtcaaacgttagacacgagAATTGGCTTTTTTTgatacagagggagtatagatttgtagccagTTATAACACAAACTACGAGACATAATGCGTGTATTATAGGTGGGACATGGTAGTTtctgttttataggtaactattatatgaattgactgttagattgactatagatgaattggagctattGGTTGGCTATACTATCGAACTTGGTCTAATTGGTTCGCTTGTCTCTTCTTCTCAAAAGCTTCTCGTAGGTGTGCAACGCATTTGAACTGTGTCATTTCTCTTCTGCAGAAATCCTTGTGCAGATCAACTGACAGTCTGACAGATCCAAGCTTAACACCATCTGCTTCTGTAGCTGCGAGTGAGAGAACTCAAATCTATGGAGCAGCGCaagagagcagcagcagcagttgcTCTCTGCTGCATGCTCATCCTGCTGCCTGCAGTCGAGCTGCAGCAGGTGGGTGCCATGTCGAAGTTCTGCAGATGCTACACCCGGTGCTACCCAGACTGCAGGTGGAGCCTTCCTCGGTTCATCTGCGTGCTCAAGTGCATGGATGACTGCAGCCCCAGCAACAAGAATgtggccaccggcggcgattGCCACAGCTTTTGCCTGCTCACCATATGTGGCATGGCGATGAACGGTAAGATCAGATAGCTACAGCAGCCTGCACTTTTGCCTGTCTTTTGTGCAATCGTATTTGGGAGATTGTACTGACTGATTCCTCTCTGAATCTGTGACTGCTGCGTCTGCATACATGTTGTGACAGGGGCAGCTGATGCTGCATCTTGTGTAGATGACTGCACAAAGAACCCAAACCTATACACCAAGTTCCTTTAAGACCATGGGATTGATTGATACACCGTGATGCTTCTGAAGAACATATCAAAATCTAGCATAGCACATGCTATGGTACACTGTCGAACGATGATCAGTAATAACAAAAAGAATCAGCTCATGTTGTCACCTATCTAGTTCACTGGCTCCATAATCGTTTTAATTTCTGTTGATTTCTTTGATTTCCATTCTCCTGTGTCATCATCCATGTGCAATTGTGCACTCTACATCATGCTCGctatttcttgctttcttctcctccttggAAGCTTGGAATAACTTATTAAAGTGAATGAGACAGTAGAATCTAGTGTTCTTTCAATTTATTGAATGatcactgtatatatatataggtaattgGAGTAACTGCATGGACAGTTCCATGGACGTGGGAGCGGAGGCGGTTGCGTTTATGTGGTTGCCAGCGTTGGAGGCTGATCAAATTCCCAACACTCCCTCTTGATCAGTCGATCATCATAATACAGTCTTGAATTCCTCGAAAAACTTTGTAGAAAAAACTGAGGAAAATATATGCGAGATACTATAAAGAACTCCTAAAACCTgtaaggaaaaaggagaaatcGATACGGTATATATGATGTCTTTTACCCCGTAAAAAACCCTAGAGGGAAAAATGAGAGGGTAGACATAGACTTTGTATTGTATTGCCTTATTAAAACTTATATGAGAAACCTTTATAAAGTAAAACTCATATAAGAAAGAGTACAATAGATGTTAGAAACAGGTATATTTTCAAGGAGAAACCCCCCCTGATCCTTGCAAGTCTTTTAAGTCTTCGCATACCAATTCCATGAACACATTTGTGAAAAGAGGAGTATGGTAGAGACTTTGTGAATAAATCATAAGACTTTATTTGCAAGACATTTATCTCTCTACTTTGTTGAAGTTCAtgagaacaaaataattttggtgTAATATGCTTAGtgtaattactttttatataacCTGTTTGCATCTGAGCAACACAAGCAGCATTGTCCTCGTAGACAATAGTTGGTGATCCAATGGGACCTATTCCACATGATTGTTGTATGTGGTTTATCATTCTGCGTAGCCACACGCATTCACGTGAAGCCTCATATAATGATATGATTTCAGAATGATTAGTGGATGTTGCTACTAGAGTCTGTTTACTAGACTTCCATGATATAGCAGTAcctccatgtaaaaatatgtacCCTGTCTTCGATCTACCATGATGAGGATCAGATAGGTAGCCAGCATCAGTATATCTGATCAAAGTAGAATCTTGATTTTTTCTGAGGAAAAGTCTGAGATCCTTTGTGCCTTGGAGATATCGGAAAATATCTTTAACTCCATTCCAATGACATTTGGTAGGAGCTGCGCTATGTCTAGCTAGTAGATTGACTGCAAATGCGATATCAGGCCTAGTGCAATTTGCAAGGTACATAAGCGCTCCAATAGCACTGAGATATGGGAACTCTAGTCCCAATAACTCTTCATCTTCCCTTGGTCTATATGGATCCGTATCTTTTTCTAAAGATCGAACAACCATAGGGGTCTTAGATGGATACGCTTTGTCcatattgaatttttctaatatttttcgGATATAAGTAGACTGGTGAATGAGAACTCCAGTGGGTAGATGTTCAAGTTGTAAGCCtaaacaaaatttggtttgACCCAAATCTTTCATTTCAAACCCCATCTTTAGATGATTACGCGCTTCATTTATATCCTCAGTGTTGCCAATGATATTTAGATCATCAACGTAGACTGAGATAATGCAGAATCCAATAGAAGATTTCTTTGTGAATACGCATGGGCAATCATCATTATTAGAGTAACCTTTATGTACAAGAAACTCCTTTAGTCGGTTGTACCACATTCTTCCCGACTGTTTCAAGCCATATAGAGACTTGTTCAGTTTTACACAATACATGTTGCGATTTGTGTTGCAATTCGGTATTGATATTCCATCAGAAACTTTCATGTATATATCCGAATCTAGTGACCCATATAGATATGGTTGTCACTACATCCATCAACCGCATTGATAGATGATTTTGTACTGCCAATAATATTAGATATTGGAAGGTTATTCCACTCATTACTAGAGAATATGTTTCATTGAAATCTACGTCGGGTCTCTGCGTGAACCCTTGCCCTACTAGCCGTGCTTTGTATCTCACCACCTCATTGTTCTCGTTCTGTTTTCGGACGAAAACCCATTTGAATCCCACAGGAAAGATTCTTGTAGGTGTTGGTATCATTGATTAAAATACCTCTCTTTTCTTAAGTGAGGCTAGTTCTGTATGGATTGCTTTCTTCCATTGATCCCAATCCGAGCGTTTTTGACACTCTGCCAAGGACTTAGGTTCTGGATCATTGAGAAGATTTTCTGCAACCAAATCTGAAAAGTTTGTGTCGACAATTGTAGTAATACGATTATGTGTTTCTCCAAAATTTGCATAGTTGATGGAAATTTTGTGTCCCATCTGAGATTCCTCATTATTTCCCAATGTGAGAGAATCAGGGTTTTGCGATGTTCCAGTCTCTCTTATTGTGTGCACTTGAGAGCTAGATTGTGGAATTTGTATTTCCACACGGTGCATACGACCCTTTTGGTGTCTATTAATTATGGATTGGGTAGCATTTATGATTTCGAAGAATTTCTCTTCTTATGCCCTGGATCAGACTTCTTGTCTGATTTAGTGGGTGCTTTCCTTTGACGCTTATTTAGTATCGTTCCTTGCTTTGCAGCCGTACTTCTCCCCCTCTTGCTTACAGTAGGGAGTTGAATGGTTTTATTTGGTATTTCCACTCTTTTAGGCGCATTCTGAGCAGGATTTAAGGATTTAGTGACACCTAATCAGTAAATGCATCAGGCAGGTTGTTTGCAGTATTTTGCAAATCTATGACTTTCTGAACTTGAAGTTTAGTTTCTCTTGTACGTGGATCTGAGGATAAGATGGTTTTATCATCCCAATTGATTCCCTGGATTTCTATATGCTACTTAAATTCTCCCCCTAAAGCCGGGAAATGATCCTCATTAAATATGCAGTCTGCGTACCGGGCTGTAAATAGACCCCCTGTTAGAGGTTCTAAATACTTTAATATCGATGGAGATTGATATCCCACATAGATCCCCATTTTTCTGTGAGGGCCCATAGCTGTACGTTGCGGTGGTGAGATGGGTACGTATACTGCGCACCCAAATTTACACAGATGGGAAATACTTGGTGGATTTCCATGTACAAGTTGCAACGGGGAGTTGCTATGATATGCAGTTGGTCGCAATTGGATTAGATCAGCAGCGTGTAGAAC from Oryza brachyantha chromosome 12, ObraRS2, whole genome shotgun sequence encodes:
- the LOC121055977 gene encoding uncharacterized protein LOC121055977 translates to MEQRKRAAAAVALCCMLILLPAVELQQVGAMSKFCRCYTRCYPDCRWSLPRFICVLKCMDDCSPSNKNVATGGDCHSFCLLTICGMAMNGAADAASCVDDCTKNPNLYTKFL